The following nucleotide sequence is from Trifolium pratense cultivar HEN17-A07 linkage group LG2, ARS_RC_1.1, whole genome shotgun sequence.
GTGAAGGGTTGGTTGGTGTTTTAATTGTTGGTTTCTTTGCTTCTACTTCAGACCAGTTCATATAGCTAGCAATAGGTATATATATAGAATAGGGATAAAGTAAGAAATATGGTAAGTTGTTATTTGAAGGCTaagacacacaaaaaaaatgggATTGTGTTGGTGTTCATGAAGATGACCTTCTAGCTAATGGTTAAATCAAGTGACAAACATGTTTAaggttttcattttatttgttaaaaacaaaaaggttTGTGTGAGAATGAGATGGATTAGAAGAACCTAATAATTTGCACCAAACTTCCTTGATTTTGTCACAACCACTAAGCACATCATGATGTTCTATTTGGTAATTGCATAACTGAAATTGATATGAGATGGCTTCCATCATTTGTGACTCAAGCAAGGACAAGTTTCTTAAAGAGATGGGCCTTGTATCTTTGAAGTAATTGCCTCATAAGCATAAGCTAAATTGAAGGCTAAATGATTAGAAGGTTTCCATGCCAAACAATCTGCCACATTGTCACTTAATTAATTCTAGTTTGTAATGTAAGGGGAATAAGGTGGCACAATTCCTACACTTAATTTTCAATCCCCATGATCAATCAGTCATATAATCAAGATACTACAGAGGAGTTGAATTTGGAATCCAATAATCTGTCTAAAAGTTAATTAGTTGTCCATTCCCAAGCACTGTAATTCCTTGCCAGATTTTTCTTCTAGATTTAGTCTTATAAACAGATGACATCACTTCTATCCCACATCAATTTCTTACTTTTTTGGTACTTTTTCTTGACAGACTTTTTTGGTACTTTATTTAGTAAAAGTATGTACTGTAGTATTTAAAAACTAATTGTGAattattaaaattgcattttctttttattaagacccaatttctaaaatttaaacttagtCTCCAAAGTGTTTAAGATGGTCTTACATATAATACTTAGTCTAACATCAAATCGTACATAGTTAACACGAATTCCATAAATTAAAGTATTAAACACACCAAATAACATCAAAATTATACATTAATCACTCCAATAACacataatttttaacaaatataacatatatatcattttaattagcagtGCATCATTCATTAGAGACGATCTAATCAAACAACTACAGGTTAATATTTTTTCCTCACAAAGTTTAATCACATAATAACCGTTATGCAACTTAAAAAACACGTGTCATCCATATTTAACAAACTTACTATCAtccattatattcaaaaatagaactatttcATATCTTATCAGGTGATTCAAGGTTTTACACGTAGATTCATAACATCTAATTCTTAATGAAGATTCACAAAATTAAAGAGTTTGGCTTAAAGAAAGTTTGTTGTAATTGTGGACCAAtctattaaaagaaaagaaaattcacttttttataataaaataaaattcataattaattttaaaattttatttaactaGGAAAAACCATTTTGAACGACAAAATTAGTTTTGATTTAATGAGTATTTTTGCATAGATAATCATTATTATCTTTGGATCTTTGGAATAATAGGTCTcatttcacacacacacacacacacacaagaaCTAACACATTTCTTTGAGTCTCAATTGGAAATTGCAGCTATGGCAATTCCAAAActattcttcatcttcttgataatatgcttcttcttcttcttctccactCTTGTTCAATCCGATTCTCACTTCGAAGGCTTCGACGCCGAAGATGATGATGCCGAATTCGAAGAAGCATCTATCGATCCAGCTTCTCTCCGATCACCACCATCTCAATCACTTTCCACCGATCCCAATCCAAACCCTACTCCTTCTACACCCTCCGATCTTCCCAAATCCACACCTCCCACACCCACCACCTTCGATTTCTGGGACGACGATGAATTCGAAGGTCTTCCCACTGATGAACAACACCCTGACTTACACGTTCCAGTCACCGATCCCAAATCCACCGATAACACAAACACCACTTCTTCTCAAGATCAAAACGTTAAGCCTCAACCACGTTCCTTCACCGTCGAGATCCTCTGTGGAAGTTTTTTGATTATGTTTGCAATCAATTACTTCACTGGTAAGAAGGAAAACGAGAACATAGCACTTTCATGGGCTTCACAATTTGCTGCTAAAGATtcaatttttgagaaaaattttAGTCTTTTAGGGATCGGTGATGGCGGTGATGATACTCCTTTGTTATTGAAAGAAGGACAAACAACCTTCAAGTTTTATGCTAGTGGTAGAAGGTATTGTCAAGGGTTGTTGGCAACTTTGGAGTTGAAGAGTAGGCATGATCTTATTGCTAGGATTTACAATATGGTGGTTCCTTGTAAGGATGAGATTACTTTTGAGGTTTACATGAATGATGATGCTATGGATCATGTGGTTTTTGCTATGGCTAAGAAGAAGGCTGCTAAAGCTATGCATAAGGATTTAAGGGATTTGCAGAGGTTTGCTACTATTATGTCTCCTCCTACTTCAAGGAAATGGGTTTCTGATGATCTTGCAGTTATTTCTGAGTCTAGGGAAGTTGCTTCTGATTTGATCACTGATGCTCTCATTGAACAGGTTCACTTTCCATTCCGATCTTTGCTTTTCaattcatcattttcatttttttatattttattcatgACCTGATTATTAATGCCAAGAGAGATGAAAAGAAAGGGAATTTAATGAATCTATCTGTTTTCTGACTGTTGAATGTTGATATCTTAATAGGCCAAGAAGAAGCTCTGAGTTTTAGCTTTTAAGGTTATATAGGTTTTTCCAACATACTAGTAGTTAGTTATCTTTGCATATTTTTTGGTCACTTGTGTTACTTGTTTAGATGACATTGTTAAGACACTACTACTTAGTCTGTCATACTAGTACCAATTATAGTGAATTAATGATCATGAGGATAATAATTATGTATCCAACTATTTTAAGAGGAATATTATGGTATGAATAATCATGTCCAACATTTTGGGAATGATGGGAAAACATTTGTATTAAGCACTTACTGTATTTAGTAAGCTCTTATTATGTTAGAACTTATGTCATAAGTGCTTGAGTTCTAAGGTGAATATGCAGACTGAAAAGCTATTTTATGTCCCaacatttctttttgttgtaaaattataatttgtGGTGAATGGAAATCGAAGAGGGGATAAGGGTAAGTTCCACAAACTGTTTCTATAAGCTATCATAGGGAGGGAGCTTATAATGGACAGAACATCGACCGTCCTTCTAGATTCTCCAAAACACTTACGGAAGTGTTTATCAAGACAAGTTCAAATAAGCTCTTCTTGATATTCCCTTTAAGTGGTTGTTTCTTTTATAGAACATTATAACTTTGGTATCCTACTTTGCTGTTCTCGTTTTTCATTTTTATGGTAGTTTTGTTTGTTACATATTCTCTTTATGTTAGATCTGTGAACTAGTCATGCATAAATGTTTCAATTTGTTAATAACTATAGTATTTCACTAAGGCCGGCTTCATTCTGCATAGTTCTTATTTTGTTCTTGGACTCAAAATCAGCTATTTTTTCGTATACTGTAGGTTTTTGGCGACAaatcttttgaaaaatatggAAAAGGATTAATTTCAGTGCATTTCTCTGACAATCACCCTGGCATACACAAGAAAGTATTGCTGTTCAAGTTTGTTCTTCCAGCTGCTAAAAACATGGCTGATATGACTCGACTTGTGGCTCTTGTTCCATATTATATTGACTTGATTGGAAGATATAAATTGAGTTCTCAGGTGGGTGAAATTGGTCTATTGTATTACCAATGTATGCTTGGCTTATAATTTATGAACATCTTATGCTTGGTCCTTCACTGACTCATATGCACAATATATAATCCAGGCTCGGTCTAAGACAGAGGCTGCACGACAAAAGGTTGCTCAAGAGGTACAGAAAGAACTTCGAAATATCCAACAAGAGGCCATGCAAAGAAGAAAGGCAGAGAGGAAAAAGCTGATGGAGGAGGCTGAGGCCAAGCTCGGTGCAGAAGCCATTCGAAAGAAAGAAGCTAAAGAACGTGCTCGCCAAATGAAAAAGGCGATGCCAAAGATGAAAATGTCCCGTGGTGCCTAATTCTTGATGATTTGTGAGTATAATTGAAGGCTGCCTAATTCTTGATGATTTGCGAGTAGAATTGAAGGCTATCCCCACCCAGCGTACGTTGTACTCGGGTCCCTGCCTTTTATAGAATTATGGCAATGTACTTTGTTAGTTTTCATTTCCTCCCAAGTTAGCTAGATAGACGTGACCACATTTTGGTGGATTTTGAATGTACCAAAATTGGGATCTTAGAAATATTCATAAGCTCCTGATAACTTTAGTTTCTAGTTGACTGTTCTTTTTTCCCATTTTCTTTGTCAAGATGCTGAAAGTGTAGGCAGTGACTAATGCCTAATGaacttctcaaaaaaaaaaaaaaaatcacttgctTTTGCCCTAGCAAGCTATGATAAGTGGTGCATTTCTGTATTAATCACAGTAGTTTACTAGAAGAAAACAATGCTGTTTCTTTCAATGCTATCTTCCTAATTATTTCATATTTGGAGAGGCCAAAGTCAAGTTAAAGCATCAACGTAATTGATGATGTTGATTACAGAAGCTTTAATATAAATAGATTTAAAGAATCTGAATCTTGTTAAGAAAAacagatttttaaaaaagaaaagaaaacacactgaaaaaaaaaattgaaaccaaacttCTTCAACTCCTTTGATTTATTTCTTTGATTACTTACACATGAAAAGAACAAATTCAATTCAGTTTTGACTATCCCCTGTTACATTATATGATGTTCAATTCTGTACAATGTGTTACTGGTTGATTTTCATGTGCAAATTCTGGTTACATTGTCAAATCTGTTGAGAGTTGTTTGTGGGTGTCACCCTGTCATCAAAAGGGCAGCTTTTTAAACCCTCACAAATTCTTAAAAAAC
It contains:
- the LOC123910745 gene encoding uncharacterized protein At5g49945-like: MAIPKLFFIFLIICFFFFFSTLVQSDSHFEGFDAEDDDAEFEEASIDPASLRSPPSQSLSTDPNPNPTPSTPSDLPKSTPPTPTTFDFWDDDEFEGLPTDEQHPDLHVPVTDPKSTDNTNTTSSQDQNVKPQPRSFTVEILCGSFLIMFAINYFTGKKENENIALSWASQFAAKDSIFEKNFSLLGIGDGGDDTPLLLKEGQTTFKFYASGRRYCQGLLATLELKSRHDLIARIYNMVVPCKDEITFEVYMNDDAMDHVVFAMAKKKAAKAMHKDLRDLQRFATIMSPPTSRKWVSDDLAVISESREVASDLITDALIEQVFGDKSFEKYGKGLISVHFSDNHPGIHKKVLLFKFVLPAAKNMADMTRLVALVPYYIDLIGRYKLSSQARSKTEAARQKVAQEVQKELRNIQQEAMQRRKAERKKLMEEAEAKLGAEAIRKKEAKERARQMKKAMPKMKMSRGA